Part of the Lucilia cuprina isolate Lc7/37 chromosome 5, ASM2204524v1, whole genome shotgun sequence genome is shown below.
gaaattaaactaaaactgaactagaaataaacttaatctgaattagaactgaactagaactgaactagaactgaactagaactgaactagaactgaactagaactgaactagaactaaactagaactgaactagaactgaactagaactgaactagaactgaactagaactgaactagaactgaactagaactgaactagaactgaactagaactgaactagaactgaactagaactgaactagaactgaactagaactgaactgaactagaactgaactagtaccaATTAGACTTCTTTAGGAAATCTACAAGAAGTTTGTAAATAACGATTGCTATTGCAAATACATAGTATTTGGTcgctatataaaaaagtataaaagtaaaacttttttgcCAAATAATCTTTATTTCttagaatttagaaaaaatgtacttataaataaacttattaagaaagtatgaaaaaataaggttatttataatttaaaatttttttctttatttttagacCTATAATACGGGAATAAAAACCAGAGTCTATGAACAGCAACCGATAACTCATGTCTATCATCAGCATCAATATACACCAACACATGGTCATTATCACCAATACGAAGGCAGTAATGACAGAGATTATCAGTCCTCTATAAATCATCATTATGCTCACAATGATAATTCCTATCAGCAGCAACGTGAAGGTGATTATTATCAGCAAACACCAACAGCAACATCACAAACATCACAGCAGTCCCAACATCATCGATCGCAGCAAcattatcaacaacaacatcaccaACAACATTCCCAAACACAACCGATTTACGAGCGCAGAGGGAATTCCCCGGTACAAACGAGCGGAAATTGGCAGAATTCTGAAAATTCGGTTACAGAATATTATACGGGATGCCCTTCCGGTCACACAGGTCAATTACCATACGCCTACGATTGTCGACGCTTTTTAAATTGTTGGAATGGAAGAGGTCACATTCAGACATGTTCGGTTGGTACGGTTTTCAATCCAGAAACATTGGAATGTGATCGTCCCGATAAGGTTAAATGTGAAGCGGCTTTAGGTGTGTTGGGTGTGCAATCTGCAGGAAAATCTCCAGCTCCTAGTCATGGTAGTTTAAAGCAACCCACATATAGAGCTGGTCGTTATACTGATAGTACTAATGATAATGTCGAGGTTTTGTGTCCTGCCGGCGCAGAGGGTTTACAGCCACATCCCTCAGATTGTACCCGCTTTCTAAACTGTGCCAATGGCAATATGCATATACAACAATGTGGTCCCGGTACTGCCTATAGTATAGCCATGAAAGTGTGTGATTTTAAGCACAAAGTTGATTGTTCGGGCAGAGAGGGAGGTGATGTGACCCCTACTTATAGAcaaggtaaattttaaaataaattttaatattaaattgttgcATTTCTTTTCCCAACTAATCTctaaatttagtacaaaattcagctaatataaatgaaattacttGTCCCTCGGATGCATCTGGTTTGTATCCCCATCCCCATGATTGTACTAAATTTTTACAGTGTTCTAATGGTGCTACGTACATACAAGATTGTGGTCCCGGTACTGCTTTCGATAGTGCACGTTTAATTTGTGATTATAAACACAAAGTTAAATGTTGTTCGGGCTGTACTTGGTCTGAGACAGAAACTGAAACATCAGTTGTTGTATCGGAAAATCATCGTGAGTTTGtcgtttggttttttttaattggcTTTTTGCGTTCGAAATTTTGCGCTTTGGAATGCTTTTTgcttaaatcattattttttcattcataattttatcattatttcgatattttatttCGGAAATGGCGCTTTTGTAATGTAGAAGTGATGCAGACATATAGACGAAAATTTGTGATTGTTAAAGTGAAAACTAAGGAAATCTTTtacgaaatttatttttagcgaTCGTTAATCATTATCTAACCCATAAAACCCATACCGCTTGAAGTGCTCTGCTTAAATCATATATGCCTTctctttttcataatttattttgaatatctAAATTATATCCTCTTATTTCCCTAAAACCCTAGATACCCAAGCCACCCCATCGCAACCATCACTCCCTGCAAATAATCAGCAACATGAAGATTTGCCACATACTGCCGATATCTTGTGTCCAAATGGTATAACTGGCCTATTTGCATATCCCTTTGATTATACGAAATTTATTAATTGCAAAAATGGCAATACGGCCATACAGAATTGTGTACCGGGTACCGCTTTTAGTATATCGAAAGGTTATTGTGAATCCTTGGAGGATATACAACAAAGTGATCATGTTATATATATTGTGTCACAAGTTAGTTATGAATATTGTAAGtattttgggaattttttttaaaactaaaatttaaaaccgttattattcttaattaaaatagcTCAAACTCTTATCACCTGTCCCCCTGGTACTGAGGGTCTACACTTGTATCCCTTTAATGCTGAGCTATATGTTAAATGTGTAAAGAGTCAAATGAAGATTGTACCCTGCAGTAATTCCCTGGTATTTAGTATTACCAGACGCACTTGCCTGCCTTTCGCACAGGTCTTAAAGAATGAACGTGTTCGTTTATTGAGCGAACTGCAAACGACCAACAATTATCGTGTTACAGAAGAACAATATAGAATGAATAATATGGTTTACTGTCCGGGTGGTTTAACGGGTTCCTATCCTCACCCTTTTGATtctacaaaatatttgaaatgtgtTAGAGGTCGCTTATATAGTGAATCATGTGCCTCTGGTGAGGCTTTCAGTTTATCGCGTAAGGTTTGTACTTTAAAAGAAGAACTTAATGCTGATGATCATGTGCCCTTGGCTAAGACGCCTCAAGGTCATGAATGGAGAATAACTGATATGGAAGTAACTTATGGTTCTAGTaagttttattgtgaaataactttaaagtagcagttttatttagatttttaaaatttgcagtTGATGGTTTGACTTATTTAATGTGTCCTCCCGGTTTAGAGGGTTATTTTTTGAATCCCTTTGATTGTACCAAATACATTCAATGTTCTCAAGGTGTTACCGTAGTTGATGAGTGTTTAAACGGTTCCGTTTTTAGTATATCCCGTAAAGAGTGTATACCTAGAGATAAGGTGGAGGCCTACGACCGTGTAGAGTATTTGACAACAACCAAAAATGAGTTTACAAATGAATCAGTAGATCAATATCGTAAGAAGTTAACTTAAAACTCAGATATtcgtagatatttttttataatatttatatgatttttagaTCATGATCTTGGTATTAGCTGCAATCCAGGAACTTTTGGTATATATCCTCACCCTCATGATTGCCATAAATACATACGCTGTGCCAATGGTCGTCTATCTATGGAAAATTGTCCAGCCGGTCAAGTATTTAGTTTGACTAGAAGTTTTTGTCAGAATGAACATGAGGTTGATAACAAAGATCGTAGTTCTTATAATAGAGGTCATTATACTGGAGCAACTACTACAACTACAAATACTGGTAATATAGGAAGTCTTCTCAAATTATGTTATAaattaatgattatttttttttaagtttatcagCCAGGATCTTATACACCAATTAATGTACCTCACAACTCTTTAAGCCCACCACCACCTCCAACCGCTAATATGGTACCACCCTCAGCTGTTTTAAGTCCTCCACTACCTTCACCCTTAGCTCCTGTAGCTAATGATGTTAACTGTCCTCCCGGTGCTACCGGTCGCTATCCACATCCCTATGATTGCACGAAATTTTTAATGTGCGCCAATGGTGAAACACATATACAAGATTGTGGTCCCGGTACCGCTTGGAATAAGGCCATGGAAGTGTGCGACTTTAAGGATAAAGTTGATTGCTCTCAAAGTGGAGGTACTAGTGGTCATAGTAGCAGTACGATTACGACTTCTATATATAATTCAGaatgtaagttttaaattttgtttaaagttttttataaaagaggACTAATGTATTTTTACCTACAAACTAAAGCTCAATTCCCTTGCCCTGCTGGTGTGGAGGGTCTCTATCAGCATCCTTATGACTGGCATAAATATTTGGTTTGCAGTCACGGTCAAAGCACTATAATGGACTGTGCTCCTGGTACAGTTTTTAGTTTATCGCGTAAAATCTGTGATACTGAGGCCAATGTTTTAAATACAGATCGTTGCAATAATGGAGTTTATAGCAGTGATTATGATTATACTTATACTCAAAGTGagaataaattatgtttatatttatatataaaaatatatagttttaattaGGGGAATTATTAATCCTACTATAAATACTTTAAGATTAACAAAATGGGGCCaacatcttaaaaaaattaatatatataatatgcattataaatataaaacaaataactgcATGCtctttctatataaattatGCTTTCAAAGTCTAAACCCTTTTTTCCGAATCCTCTCTTTATAGCACATAATCGTGGTTCCTCTACTGTCAATAGCCAATGGACTAATGTGGCCACATCACAATCCCAGCCTACTACTGTTGTCAATACCCAAATTAGTGGAAATCGTTGGACTAACATGAATGTACCACGTCCTCAGGGTTCTACTGCTTGGCAACATACTACAAATACACATCACCAAATACCTCCCCCTAAAGCCGATGTAACACCCGTCTGGTCGGGCACTGCAGTACATGTGGATCAACATAATCCCACTCATACGGTCATCTATGAGGAGGGAACTTTCGAACCGAATCGTAATTATAATCGTCAAATGTTTAACACACCATTATCACcattaaaaccaacaacaacaacaacaactacaacagcatCGACCCTAGTTTATGCTCAACCAGTTGATTCACAAGAAGATTCtcaagaaattttttcaaaaactccTACACAACCTTTGAACCCTTATAATCCGTCATTTACTCCCACTTCAAATCG
Proteins encoded:
- the LOC111683246 gene encoding uncharacterized protein LOC111683246 isoform X3, producing the protein MWKTITLFLCIFYTNCVQATYNTGIKTRVYEQQPITHVYHQHQYTPTHGHYHQYEGSNDRDYQSSINHHYAHNDNSYQQQREGDYYQQTPTATSQTSQQSQHHRSQQHYQQQHHQQHSQTQPIYERRGNSPVQTSGNWQNSENSVTEYYTGCPSGHTGQLPYAYDCRRFLNCWNGRGHIQTCSVGTVFNPETLECDRPDKVKCEAALGVLGVQSAGKSPAPSHGSLKQPTYRAGRYTDSTNDNVEVLCPAGAEGLQPHPSDCTRFLNCANGNMHIQQCGPGTAYSIAMKVCDFKHKVDCSGREGGDVTPTYRQVQNSANINEITCPSDASGLYPHPHDCTKFLQCSNGATYIQDCGPGTAFDSARLICDYKHKVKCCSGCTWSETETETSVVVSENHHTQATPSQPSLPANNQQHEDLPHTADILCPNGITGLFAYPFDYTKFINCKNGNTAIQNCVPGTAFSISKGYCESLEDIQQSDHVIYIVSQVSYEYSQTLITCPPGTEGLHLYPFNAELYVKCVKSQMKIVPCSNSLVFSITRRTCLPFAQVLKNERVRLLSELQTTNNYRVTEEQYRMNNMVYCPGGLTGSYPHPFDSTKYLKCVRGRLYSESCASGEAFSLSRKVCTLKEELNADDHVPLAKTPQGHEWRITDMEVTYGSIDGLTYLMCPPGLEGYFLNPFDCTKYIQCSQGVTVVDECLNGSVFSISRKECIPRDKVEAYDRVEYLTTTKNEFTNESVDQYHHDLGISCNPGTFGIYPHPHDCHKYIRCANGRLSMENCPAGQVFSLTRSFCQNEHEVDNKDRSSYNRGHYTGATTTTTNTVYQPGSYTPINVPHNSLSPPPPPTANMVPPSAVLSPPLPSPLAPVANDVNCPPGATGRYPHPYDCTKFLMCANGETHIQDCGPGTAWNKAMEVCDFKDKVDCSQSGGTSGHSSSTITTSIYNSESQFPCPAGVEGLYQHPYDWHKYLVCSHGQSTIMDCAPGTVFSLSRKICDTEANVLNTDRCNNGVYSSDYDYTYTQTHNRGSSTVNSQWTNVATSQSQPTTVVNTQISGNRWTNMNVPRPQGSTAWQHTTNTHHQIPPPKADVTPVWSGTAVHVDQHNPTHTVIYEEGTFEPNREQHSLVGVTTKTTGGHETSTSYNIHQSRPLQSERSSLKPHIHNHDHNSNWHKHHSHDTHHFKLQHNREFHEKHPNLPNPFDDTTKPTSSYNPRAESTTPRTYDFDLRAGSSRCPFDCGNGKCVEEHQVCDGVNNCGNRKDEQQCEHLGYAVRLTGGQSPNMGRVEVKILGKWGYVCDDKFGLPDADVVCHELGFKMGAMEVRGNSYYSPSDVNVYFAMDEVQCKGNETSLRECDFKGWGVNNCGPDEVVGVVCKVPKLKCPDNYWLCSTSKECIPTAFLCDVTPDCEDGSDESEQVCNAPIKYRLEGGRSSNEGRLEVFYRGEWGTVCDDDFGLKEAQVVCNSFGLYGKAEIAKNIYGPGSGPIWLDQVSCLGNETKIDECNHWSWGENNCNHTEDVGLKCTAGPKPNPAKSNKELTVNSYGKDLEYGMELEQTELDDLGLYQGLWQRSSKAVQSQKKCGHFKTNLVDEYEHPEERVVNGSVAKRGRHPWQATIRTRGRGGISSHWCGAVIISKRLILTAAHCLAGYPKGSYFVRMGDHYANIAESSEIDSNIENWYIHEKFRDQKHMNNDIALILLKTPVRFNDYVQPICLPEKGATLEPNRLCTISGWGSIKSGTSTPSNILRSAHVPILADEVCSQKNVYANAMTEGMFCAGFLDESADACDGDSGGPLVCSDEDGETLYGIISWGQHCGYVNHPGVYVRVEKYIDWIYDKINLMMQQGKL
- the LOC111683246 gene encoding uncharacterized protein LOC111683246 isoform X1, producing MWKTITLFLCIFYTNCVQATYNTGIKTRVYEQQPITHVYHQHQYTPTHGHYHQYEGSNDRDYQSSINHHYAHNDNSYQQQREGDYYQQTPTATSQTSQQSQHHRSQQHYQQQHHQQHSQTQPIYERRGNSPVQTSGNWQNSENSVTEYYTGCPSGHTGQLPYAYDCRRFLNCWNGRGHIQTCSVGTVFNPETLECDRPDKVKCEAALGVLGVQSAGKSPAPSHGSLKQPTYRAGRYTDSTNDNVEVLCPAGAEGLQPHPSDCTRFLNCANGNMHIQQCGPGTAYSIAMKVCDFKHKVDCSGREGGDVTPTYRQVQNSANINEITCPSDASGLYPHPHDCTKFLQCSNGATYIQDCGPGTAFDSARLICDYKHKVKCCSGCTWSETETETSVVVSENHHTQATPSQPSLPANNQQHEDLPHTADILCPNGITGLFAYPFDYTKFINCKNGNTAIQNCVPGTAFSISKGYCESLEDIQQSDHVIYIVSQVSYEYSQTLITCPPGTEGLHLYPFNAELYVKCVKSQMKIVPCSNSLVFSITRRTCLPFAQVLKNERVRLLSELQTTNNYRVTEEQYRMNNMVYCPGGLTGSYPHPFDSTKYLKCVRGRLYSESCASGEAFSLSRKVCTLKEELNADDHVPLAKTPQGHEWRITDMEVTYGSIDGLTYLMCPPGLEGYFLNPFDCTKYIQCSQGVTVVDECLNGSVFSISRKECIPRDKVEAYDRVEYLTTTKNEFTNESVDQYHHDLGISCNPGTFGIYPHPHDCHKYIRCANGRLSMENCPAGQVFSLTRSFCQNEHEVDNKDRSSYNRGHYTGATTTTTNTVYQPGSYTPINVPHNSLSPPPPPTANMVPPSAVLSPPLPSPLAPVANDVNCPPGATGRYPHPYDCTKFLMCANGETHIQDCGPGTAWNKAMEVCDFKDKVDCSQSGGTSGHSSSTITTSIYNSESQFPCPAGVEGLYQHPYDWHKYLVCSHGQSTIMDCAPGTVFSLSRKICDTEANVLNTDRCNNGVYSSDYDYTYTQTHNRGSSTVNSQWTNVATSQSQPTTVVNTQISGNRWTNMNVPRPQGSTAWQHTTNTHHQIPPPKADVTPVWSGTAVHVDQHNPTHTVIYEEGTFEPNRNYNRQMFNTPLSPLKPTTTTTTTTASTLVYAQPVDSQEDSQEIFSKTPTQPLNPYNPSFTPTSNRQNHTRYLNSWTPIRPVDLPRHDIMPPPQNTVYTNARVPITTYIIPSNRAPQSSQASPIPARPQTFTPTTHFGSEDSGQKPLSEAGFKTINIDQLPGQISYNLNDFDQLPSASSKHNTNDASNLYGGLQPPAAATVTTTTTTASSFLDPYPQTTQVPLPPRMPTKRITSYPQLSNATIQTFPHQPHYSPPYSEVTHSRNASWVGRKIPQHSAIKPIYRDPLNSENTNVKITSTPPPQYYGLSPPPYANSEHSDNVDKPENQEQAMKEALKLLLKPYLEAESKVEDTVAEMAQSHIMSLVSTTTTSTTTSTTHKPPTLPSNQNTLVPSTTPHQEDDVELIIAGEQHSLVGVTTKTTGGHETSTSYNIHQSRPLQSERSSLKPHIHNHDHNSNWHKHHSHDTHHFKLQHNREFHEKHPNLPNPFDDTTKPTSSYNPRAESTTPRTYDFDLRAGSSRCPFDCGNGKCVEEHQVCDGVNNCGNRKDEQQCEHLGYAVRLTGGQSPNMGRVEVKILGKWGYVCDDKFGLPDADVVCHELGFKMGAMEVRGNSYYSPSDVNVYFAMDEVQCKGNETSLRECDFKGWGVNNCGPDEVVGVVCKVPKLKCPDNYWLCSTSKECIPTAFLCDVTPDCEDGSDESEQVCNAPIKYRLEGGRSSNEGRLEVFYRGEWGTVCDDDFGLKEAQVVCNSFGLYGKAEIAKNIYGPGSGPIWLDQVSCLGNETKIDECNHWSWGENNCNHTEDVGLKCTAGPKPNPAKSNKELTVNSYGKDLEYGMELEQTELDDLGLYQGLWQRSSKAVQSQKKCGHFKTNLVDEYEHPEERVVNGSVAKRGRHPWQATIRTRGRGGISSHWCGAVIISKRLILTAAHCLAGYPKGSYFVRMGDHYANIAESSEIDSNIENWYIHEKFRDQKHMNNDIALILLKTPVRFNDYVQPICLPEKGATLEPNRLCTISGWGSIKSGTSTPSNILRSAHVPILADEVCSQKNVYANAMTEGMFCAGFLDESADACDGDSGGPLVCSDEDGETLYGIISWGQHCGYVNHPGVYVRVEKYIDWIYDKINLMMQQGKL